One window of Caldisericum exile AZM16c01 genomic DNA carries:
- a CDS encoding glycerol-3-phosphate acyltransferase, whose product MKLLEILMYLLFSYSLGALNSAYILTFVFYKKDIRKFGDGNAGTTNVFENINRFLAMIVFIIDFLKGVLPIYIGIKLNQGNGIVALGGAAEILGHDFPVLFGLKGGTGITSLLGGIFAINSNLAVVLFVVFALLFVFFSFSDIRLFNFKPLEESEALTFVVAIFLILSSRNTLLKEYFFLSLAIIIYRHFQKALYVLSKIRVLKS is encoded by the coding sequence ATGAAATTATTAGAAATATTGATGTATTTGTTGTTTTCATATTCGTTAGGTGCTTTAAATTCTGCTTACATACTTACGTTTGTTTTTTATAAGAAAGATATCCGCAAATTTGGTGACGGAAATGCTGGTACTACAAACGTGTTCGAAAATATCAATCGATTTCTTGCAATGATTGTATTCATAATCGATTTTTTGAAAGGTGTGTTGCCTATATACATTGGGATCAAGTTAAATCAAGGTAACGGTATTGTCGCTTTGGGAGGTGCAGCCGAGATTCTTGGTCATGATTTCCCAGTTTTATTTGGCTTGAAGGGGGGAACCGGTATTACTTCTCTTCTTGGCGGTATTTTTGCAATAAATAGTAATCTTGCAGTGGTTCTGTTTGTAGTGTTTGCTTTATTATTTGTTTTCTTTTCGTTTTCCGACATACGTTTATTTAATTTCAAACCTTTAGAAGAAAGTGAAGCCTTAACATTTGTTGTTGCGATTTTTCTTATCTTGTCGTCACGAAATACTCTTTTAAAAGAATATTTTTTCTTGTCGCTTGCTATAATTATTTATAGGCACTTTCAAAAGGCACTATATGTATTAAGTAAAATAAGGGTTTTAAAAAGTTGA
- a CDS encoding polyprenyl synthetase family protein, translating to MEESIKEYLEERKSVIDNYLNIALEKIREDSPLYAAINYSLMAGGKRLRPIMLIATYESNFEDYEVVLPFAASVEMIHTYSLIHDDLPILDNSDYRRGKPTCHKIYGSDMALLAGDALISLAFEIISSRKLLEHFEAKFLLRIVHDFAELSGAKGLVGGQVMDMVTMDMDEIDENLILYIEKRKTASLFILSVRVGAILSGVSEDELANLTKFAENFGISYQIQDDILDETSTVEELGKDVHQDRKNKKATFVSLYGLDRSKVLAKEYIEKANSYLIAYSGKYKLLENIAKFTLERIK from the coding sequence ATGGAAGAAAGTATAAAGGAGTATCTTGAGGAAAGAAAAAGCGTAATAGACAATTATTTGAATATCGCACTTGAAAAAATTAGAGAAGACTCTCCACTCTATGCAGCAATTAATTACAGTCTTATGGCAGGTGGCAAAAGACTCAGACCAATAATGCTCATTGCAACATATGAGTCGAATTTTGAGGACTATGAAGTTGTTTTGCCATTTGCAGCATCAGTCGAAATGATACACACTTATTCACTTATCCACGATGATCTTCCAATTTTGGACAATAGTGATTACAGACGTGGTAAGCCAACATGCCACAAGATTTATGGTAGTGATATGGCTTTGCTTGCAGGTGATGCCCTTATCTCGCTTGCGTTTGAAATAATCTCGAGCAGAAAGTTACTCGAGCATTTTGAAGCGAAATTTTTGCTTAGGATTGTTCATGATTTTGCCGAATTAAGCGGTGCTAAGGGTTTAGTTGGCGGTCAGGTGATGGATATGGTTACTATGGATATGGATGAAATAGATGAAAATCTCATACTATATATTGAAAAAAGGAAAACCGCATCTTTGTTTATACTTTCGGTAAGAGTTGGGGCAATTCTTTCAGGTGTTTCGGAAGACGAGCTTGCTAATTTAACCAAATTTGCGGAAAATTTTGGCATAAGTTATCAAATTCAGGATGACATTCTTGATGAGACTTCAACTGTAGAAGAGTTAGGAAAGGATGTTCATCAGGATAGAAAAAACAAAAAAGCAACGTTTGTTTCACTTTATGGTTTGGATCGTTCAAAAGTACTTGCAAAAGAGTATATAGAAAAAGCAAATAGTTATCTAATAGCTTATTCTGGAAAGTATAAATTACTTGAAAACATCGCAAAATTTACTTTAGAAAGGATCAAATAA
- the efp gene encoding elongation factor P gives MVSANELRSGVTFELDGELFVVISYQHIKPGKGSPFVRVKMKSLESGNIIERTFRPEEKFKKAFLERKPMQYLYKEGNNFVFMDLETYEQFYLSEEDVGDSANFLKENLEIQIVFYKNKPVSVELPNFVELKVVQTEPGVKGDTATSAMKPAILETGYKLQVPLFVNEGDIIRVDTRTGEYLERVNK, from the coding sequence ATGGTTTCTGCAAATGAATTAAGAAGTGGCGTAACATTTGAACTTGACGGAGAATTATTTGTAGTAATATCTTACCAGCACATAAAGCCTGGGAAAGGTTCCCCTTTTGTGAGAGTAAAAATGAAAAGTCTTGAATCCGGCAATATAATTGAAAGAACTTTTAGACCAGAAGAGAAGTTTAAAAAAGCATTTCTTGAAAGAAAACCTATGCAATATCTTTATAAGGAAGGAAATAATTTTGTTTTTATGGATTTAGAGACGTATGAGCAATTTTATCTTTCAGAAGAGGATGTTGGAGATAGCGCAAATTTTCTAAAAGAAAACTTAGAAATTCAAATCGTATTTTACAAAAATAAACCAGTGTCTGTTGAATTGCCTAACTTTGTTGAACTTAAAGTAGTACAAACTGAGCCAGGAGTAAAAGGAGATACAGCGACTTCTGCGATGAAACCTGCAATACTTGAAACTGGCTACAAGTTGCAAGTTCCTCTATTTGTGAACGAGGGGGATATAATTAGAGTTGACACAAGAACAGGCGAATACCTTGAAAGGGTGAATAAATGA
- a CDS encoding NAD(+)/NADH kinase, with translation MGKDNVKKIGIFYKDDPYLIEIARELESFLKRKNIDVFKNSDFGNLKEDESLVILSLGGDGTFLGASRIAIQLNASVLGINLGNFGFLTDVEGMDVFIAIEKLLRGEYFIEERMTLSCEINGNEENTFCSVNDFVVLKGAEDKILQYEVAVNGIKAGRFRSDGIVVSTSTGSTAYALSVGGPIIVPQAQVFELNHIAPHKLSARPLILAESDILEIEIESDGYYTFLRDGLKVGNIKRFDRLEFKKNRRNLKIVHLKGKNFFDVLNKKFGWGY, from the coding sequence ATGGGAAAAGACAACGTGAAAAAAATTGGTATATTCTACAAAGATGATCCCTATTTGATTGAAATAGCGAGAGAACTTGAATCATTTTTAAAGCGAAAAAATATTGATGTTTTTAAGAACAGCGATTTTGGAAATCTCAAAGAAGATGAGTCATTAGTTATATTGAGCCTTGGAGGAGACGGAACCTTTTTAGGCGCTTCGCGTATAGCAATTCAACTTAATGCATCAGTTTTAGGTATTAATTTAGGAAATTTTGGTTTTTTGACTGACGTTGAAGGAATGGATGTTTTTATCGCAATAGAGAAATTATTACGAGGAGAATACTTCATTGAAGAAAGAATGACTCTTTCCTGTGAGATAAACGGGAACGAAGAAAATACTTTTTGTAGCGTAAATGATTTTGTGGTGTTAAAAGGTGCAGAGGACAAAATTTTACAATACGAAGTTGCTGTAAATGGAATAAAGGCAGGCAGATTTCGAAGCGATGGCATAGTTGTCTCAACATCAACCGGGTCTACTGCATATGCCCTTTCAGTTGGAGGTCCTATAATAGTACCTCAAGCACAGGTATTCGAGTTAAATCATATTGCACCGCATAAACTTTCTGCGCGTCCCCTTATATTAGCAGAGAGTGATATTCTTGAAATTGAAATAGAAAGTGACGGTTACTACACATTTTTAAGAGATGGCCTTAAAGTGGGGAACATTAAAAGATTTGATAGATTGGAATTCAAGAAAAATCGAAGAAACTTAAAAATAGTTCATCTTAAGGGAAAAAATTTCTTTGATGTGCTAAATAAAAAATTCGGATGGGGATATTAA
- the recN gene encoding DNA repair protein RecN — translation MLLGLIIKNLAIAKDIELSFDNNLIIITGETGAGKTIIMNAIAYACGGNASTNIIRTGEESATVETSFFIGENQKIKSLLEEYSIYEGEDVLVISRTISKTRSKVIVNGHLISLKQLAEIGKNLIDMHGQHEIQSLLDKSTHLTYLDKFSGEKISKLRETVISDIAEYKKLDQKIKELIDQDNKFRQERDFINYEITELEKANLKEGEEEELEAEYKLLSNAKELINTLESVQESLSSGDFSVSKMLNSVILLLQKVSDYSTDIKGFKERLESTLIDIKETSRDIANFYSSIVVDPDRLSYLEGRLDEISKLKLKYKKSVKELIAYLSELKNSVKSFNEVSEEIEELKKRKEILVEKLKAEVVELSKLRQEAAKEFEKQVENELKDLAMENAKFMVKLNQIEDPEGLTINEKSYKLFSDGIDVCEFLISPNPPHDFKPLVSIASGGELSRVMLAIKYVIAKVDDIPVLAFDEVDAGIGGKTGEKVAEKLFEISKYRQVICITHLPQIASLPSEHFVVEKVVRGDETVLTVKKLNEFERINEIARMISGTNITDTTIKQAKELIGRWKSENSCN, via the coding sequence ATGCTATTAGGACTTATTATAAAAAATTTGGCAATTGCAAAAGACATTGAACTATCTTTTGACAATAATCTTATCATTATAACTGGCGAAACTGGAGCTGGAAAAACAATAATAATGAATGCGATTGCCTATGCGTGTGGTGGAAACGCAAGTACAAATATAATCCGAACAGGTGAGGAAAGTGCTACGGTAGAGACAAGTTTTTTTATTGGAGAAAATCAAAAAATTAAATCACTTCTTGAGGAATATTCTATTTATGAAGGTGAAGATGTTTTAGTAATTTCAAGAACAATCTCAAAAACAAGGAGCAAAGTAATTGTTAATGGTCATCTTATTTCGTTAAAACAACTTGCAGAAATTGGAAAAAATCTCATCGATATGCATGGGCAACATGAAATTCAAAGTCTTCTCGATAAGTCAACACATCTTACCTACCTTGATAAATTTAGCGGTGAAAAAATTTCAAAGTTGAGAGAAACTGTTATTTCAGATATTGCAGAGTATAAAAAATTAGACCAAAAAATAAAAGAACTGATTGATCAGGATAATAAATTTAGGCAAGAAAGAGATTTTATAAATTATGAGATAACGGAACTTGAAAAAGCAAATCTTAAGGAAGGAGAAGAAGAGGAATTAGAGGCCGAATACAAATTACTTAGTAATGCAAAAGAACTAATTAATACTCTTGAAAGCGTTCAGGAGTCTTTATCCTCGGGTGATTTTTCGGTTTCAAAAATGCTAAATTCCGTAATTTTGCTTTTACAAAAGGTAAGTGATTATTCAACAGACATTAAGGGTTTTAAGGAAAGACTTGAGAGCACTTTAATTGATATAAAGGAAACTTCTCGTGATATCGCAAATTTCTATAGTAGCATAGTTGTAGATCCTGATAGGCTTAGTTATCTTGAAGGTAGACTTGATGAAATTAGTAAATTAAAACTAAAATACAAAAAGTCAGTAAAAGAATTAATAGCTTATCTTTCAGAACTTAAAAATTCCGTTAAAAGTTTTAACGAAGTTTCTGAGGAGATTGAAGAACTTAAAAAAAGGAAAGAGATTCTCGTCGAAAAACTTAAAGCCGAAGTAGTCGAACTTTCAAAGTTAAGACAAGAAGCCGCAAAAGAATTTGAAAAACAAGTAGAAAATGAATTGAAAGACCTTGCGATGGAAAATGCAAAATTTATGGTAAAGTTAAATCAGATTGAAGATCCCGAAGGTCTTACAATAAATGAGAAATCTTATAAATTGTTTTCTGATGGTATAGATGTATGCGAGTTTCTTATAAGTCCTAACCCCCCACATGATTTTAAGCCCCTTGTAAGTATCGCCTCTGGCGGAGAACTATCTAGGGTGATGCTTGCAATTAAGTACGTGATCGCAAAAGTTGATGATATTCCAGTTCTTGCATTTGATGAGGTTGATGCAGGTATTGGTGGAAAAACAGGAGAAAAAGTTGCCGAAAAATTGTTTGAAATTTCAAAGTATAGGCAAGTTATATGTATTACTCATCTTCCGCAAATTGCATCGCTACCTTCTGAGCATTTTGTAGTTGAAAAAGTTGTAAGAGGCGACGAGACAGTACTGACTGTCAAAAAACTAAACGAATTTGAGCGAATTAATGAAATTGCAAGAATGATTTCTGGTACAAATATAACCGACACAACGATTAAGCAAGCAAAAGAACTAATAGGGAGGTGGAAAAGTGAAAATTCTTGTAATTAA
- a CDS encoding bifunctional enoyl-CoA hydratase/phosphate acetyltransferase, with protein METIKKLEDLLQAVRSLKEKRTVSVAYGQDLHTLQAVSNAIKEGIVNAIIFADKEEVRRVCEANNIDMSMFEVVDVKDEKEAVRQAVRLVREKKADFIMKGLCQSATYMRGILDKQEGLLPEGKVLSHAALIESPNYHKLLIVSDVAVIPQPDLTMKEAMINYDVQIAKRLGIERPKVAVIAAVETVSPKMQATVDAALLSVMNKRGQIKDCIVDGPLATDLALSKESAEIKKVKSEVAGDADILIMPNIEAGNAFFKALTKLGNAEIAAVVTGAMAPAVLTSRGDSEKSKLYSIALAALIAEK; from the coding sequence ATGGAGACTATAAAAAAACTTGAAGATTTACTACAAGCAGTAAGGTCATTAAAAGAGAAAAGGACTGTCTCTGTTGCTTACGGCCAGGATCTTCACACGCTTCAGGCAGTTTCTAATGCAATAAAAGAGGGTATTGTGAACGCAATTATTTTTGCAGACAAAGAAGAAGTAAGACGTGTGTGTGAGGCAAACAATATTGATATGTCAATGTTTGAAGTAGTAGACGTAAAGGACGAAAAGGAAGCAGTAAGACAAGCTGTGAGGCTTGTAAGAGAAAAGAAAGCGGACTTCATAATGAAAGGACTTTGTCAAAGCGCAACATACATGAGAGGAATTCTTGATAAGCAGGAAGGTTTGCTTCCCGAGGGAAAAGTTCTTTCTCATGCCGCTTTGATAGAGTCGCCAAATTATCACAAACTTTTAATTGTTTCCGATGTTGCTGTCATTCCACAACCAGATTTAACAATGAAAGAGGCGATGATAAATTACGACGTACAAATAGCAAAAAGGCTTGGCATTGAAAGACCTAAAGTTGCAGTTATTGCGGCAGTAGAAACCGTCTCGCCTAAAATGCAAGCAACGGTCGATGCTGCGTTGCTATCGGTTATGAATAAGCGAGGACAAATCAAAGATTGTATTGTCGATGGGCCTCTTGCTACTGACCTTGCACTTTCAAAAGAGTCTGCAGAGATCAAAAAAGTAAAGTCAGAGGTTGCTGGTGATGCAGATATTTTAATTATGCCTAATATTGAAGCAGGAAATGCATTTTTCAAAGCACTAACAAAACTTGGAAACGCTGAAATTGCAGCAGTTGTAACTGGAGCAATGGCACCTGCTGTACTGACATCTCGTGGAGATAGCGAAAAATCGAAATTATATTCAATTGCTTTAGCAGCGCTCATCGCTGAAAAATAA
- the dxs gene encoding 1-deoxy-D-xylulose-5-phosphate synthase → MILENINSPKDVKSLRINELKELSEEIRELIIDVVSKNGGHLSSNLGVVELTLALHYVFDFSRDKLIFDVSHQAYTHKIITGRKDSFQTLRTFEGISGYANPLESPYDAFIAGHASTSLALALGFVIARKLKNEDYDVVALIGDGALTGGEAYEGLNNLGHLGEKVIIVLNDNGMSISRNVGAISKYLARLRTSKSYVMLKKMLGKNFARKFKLALKELLLPNILFEEFGFTYIGPVEGHDLTELIDTFERVKNLNGPVVVHVVTKKGYGYKLSEEKPDKFHSAEPFDFENGKGVSKDHVTFSDVFGKTLVELAEKDKRIVAITAAMPDGTKTSYIRERFPERFIDVGIAEQCAVTTGASLAKEGFKPFVAIYSTFLQRALDQLIHDVSILSLPVVFAIDRAGIVSDDGPTHQGIFDIAYLSMIPNFVIAAPKDAFELKGLMSLALDSDVPFALRYPKDIAQDGFSKRFFLEIGKGEIIKSGTELTIVTLGPVFYEALKALEYFEKSGYSVGLINAIFAKPFDKELILKEALRSKRVLTVEDGIKRGGFGENLKAYLSDFGVEVTNIAIDDFMPEQGKREDLLKKYGISSENIVKVGVRLIEKKA, encoded by the coding sequence ATGATTCTTGAAAATATTAATTCACCGAAGGATGTAAAAAGCCTTCGTATTAATGAATTAAAAGAACTTTCGGAAGAAATTCGTGAATTGATAATTGATGTTGTTTCTAAAAACGGTGGACATTTATCATCAAATTTAGGCGTAGTTGAACTTACCCTTGCTTTGCATTACGTGTTTGATTTTAGCAGAGATAAGTTAATCTTTGATGTTTCCCATCAGGCGTATACCCACAAAATAATTACAGGCAGAAAAGATTCCTTTCAGACTCTTAGAACCTTTGAGGGTATAAGTGGTTACGCCAATCCATTAGAAAGCCCATATGATGCATTTATTGCAGGACACGCATCTACTTCACTTGCTCTTGCTCTTGGGTTTGTAATTGCTAGGAAACTTAAAAATGAAGATTATGATGTTGTTGCGCTAATTGGAGATGGTGCACTTACTGGTGGCGAAGCATATGAGGGATTAAACAATCTAGGGCATTTAGGAGAAAAGGTTATTATTGTTTTAAATGACAATGGGATGTCAATTTCGAGAAATGTTGGTGCAATATCGAAATACCTTGCAAGACTTAGAACGTCAAAGTCATATGTGATGCTGAAAAAAATGCTTGGAAAAAATTTTGCACGTAAATTTAAACTTGCTTTAAAGGAATTATTGCTGCCTAATATACTCTTTGAGGAATTCGGTTTTACATACATTGGTCCTGTTGAAGGACACGACTTAACCGAACTCATTGATACATTTGAAAGAGTTAAAAATTTAAATGGTCCTGTTGTTGTTCACGTAGTTACCAAAAAAGGTTACGGCTACAAACTGTCTGAGGAAAAGCCTGACAAATTCCACAGTGCCGAACCTTTTGATTTTGAAAATGGAAAAGGAGTCTCTAAGGATCATGTAACTTTTTCAGATGTTTTTGGGAAAACACTCGTTGAATTAGCAGAAAAAGATAAGCGTATAGTCGCTATAACTGCCGCGATGCCTGATGGAACAAAAACAAGTTATATAAGGGAAAGATTCCCAGAGCGGTTTATTGATGTTGGAATTGCTGAGCAGTGTGCAGTTACGACAGGTGCATCCCTTGCAAAAGAAGGCTTCAAGCCTTTTGTTGCAATATACTCTACGTTTTTGCAAAGGGCACTTGATCAATTGATACACGACGTTTCTATTCTTTCTTTACCAGTAGTTTTTGCAATTGACAGAGCAGGCATAGTCTCCGACGATGGACCTACACATCAAGGTATATTTGATATAGCATACTTATCCATGATTCCGAACTTTGTCATTGCTGCCCCAAAGGATGCTTTTGAACTAAAAGGGTTAATGAGTCTTGCTCTTGACAGTGATGTGCCATTTGCACTTCGATACCCAAAAGATATCGCACAAGATGGTTTCAGTAAAAGATTTTTCCTTGAAATTGGAAAAGGAGAAATTATAAAAAGTGGAACAGAACTTACTATAGTTACGCTCGGTCCTGTATTTTACGAAGCGCTTAAAGCGTTGGAATATTTTGAAAAGAGTGGTTACAGTGTTGGACTTATAAATGCAATTTTTGCAAAACCATTTGACAAAGAGCTGATACTTAAAGAAGCTTTAAGAAGCAAGAGAGTACTTACGGTAGAGGATGGAATAAAAAGAGGAGGGTTCGGTGAGAATTTAAAGGCCTATTTATCCGACTTTGGTGTAGAAGTCACAAATATTGCAATTGATGACTTTATGCCTGAGCAAGGAAAAAGAGAAGATCTTCTTAAAAAATATGGCATCAGTAGCGAAAACATAGTAAAAGTTGGGGTAAGATTGATTGAAAAGAAGGCTTGA
- the buk gene encoding butyrate kinase, producing MKILVINPGSTSTKIGVFEDKSPIIEETIRHDKTELSKFNTVIEQLDYRKFAILDLLEQKGVSLNELDAVIGRGGIVKPIEAGTYIVNEALINDLKVYSKEQEHPSTLGGLIAYEIANAIGKPAFIADPVCVDEFEEIARISGLKEIRRKSLLHALNVRASMYKYAESEGKNVNDLNLIVAHLGGGITVAAIKKGRIVDVNNANEGGPFSPERTGSLPSIDVVNMSYSGKYTRSDLLRLFTKEGGVYSYLGTNNIKEVIERVKNGDKVAKEVFDAMCYQIAKEIGGMATVLKGDVEAIIITGGIAYNEEVIQEITKRVSFIAKVVSYPGEFEMEALAFAALRVLKREEDAKIYT from the coding sequence GTGAAAATTCTTGTAATTAATCCTGGTTCAACTTCAACAAAAATTGGAGTTTTTGAGGATAAAAGTCCTATTATTGAAGAAACAATAAGACACGATAAGACTGAACTTTCAAAATTTAATACAGTTATCGAACAGTTAGATTACAGGAAATTTGCAATCTTAGACTTACTTGAACAGAAAGGAGTTTCGTTAAATGAACTTGATGCTGTCATAGGAAGAGGAGGTATTGTAAAACCTATAGAAGCAGGTACGTACATTGTTAATGAAGCACTTATTAATGATTTAAAAGTCTATTCAAAAGAACAAGAACATCCATCTACTCTTGGTGGTCTTATTGCCTATGAAATTGCAAATGCAATAGGAAAGCCTGCTTTTATTGCTGATCCTGTGTGTGTAGATGAATTTGAAGAAATTGCAAGAATTTCAGGCTTAAAGGAAATAAGAAGAAAATCCCTTCTTCATGCGTTGAATGTAAGGGCAAGTATGTATAAATACGCAGAGTCGGAAGGCAAAAACGTTAATGATCTAAATCTCATAGTTGCACACCTTGGTGGTGGAATTACTGTTGCAGCAATAAAGAAAGGAAGGATAGTAGATGTAAACAATGCAAATGAGGGAGGACCTTTCTCTCCGGAGAGAACAGGATCTCTGCCATCAATTGACGTCGTTAACATGTCATATTCAGGCAAATATACAAGAAGTGACCTTCTGAGATTATTCACAAAAGAGGGTGGTGTTTACTCATATCTTGGCACAAATAATATAAAGGAAGTTATAGAAAGAGTAAAAAATGGTGACAAAGTTGCAAAAGAAGTTTTTGATGCAATGTGTTATCAAATTGCTAAAGAAATAGGAGGAATGGCAACTGTATTAAAGGGTGATGTTGAAGCAATAATTATCACTGGCGGTATTGCGTATAACGAAGAGGTAATCCAGGAAATTACAAAAAGAGTTTCATTTATTGCGAAAGTAGTTTCTTATCCTGGAGAATTTGAGATGGAAGCACTTGCTTTTGCTGCTCTTAGGGTTTTAAAGAGAGAGGAAGATGCAAAAATTTACACATAA
- the nusB gene encoding transcription antitermination factor NusB, whose amino-acid sequence MNPKTKGREIALSVLFAVDLGKNSVPDAFLPFKYESPVSLEYALKLVQGTIENLSDIDEKIKSLLKNWSFERLNAVDKEILRLAIYEIENVVGEDYGIIVFEAVELAKKYGDLNSGDFVNGILRSFLRLRNEEVTT is encoded by the coding sequence ATGAATCCTAAAACAAAAGGAAGAGAAATTGCACTTAGTGTTCTTTTTGCTGTTGACTTGGGTAAAAATTCTGTTCCAGATGCATTTTTGCCATTTAAGTATGAGTCTCCTGTTTCTCTCGAATATGCATTGAAATTGGTTCAAGGAACAATTGAAAATCTTTCAGATATTGATGAAAAGATAAAGTCTCTTTTGAAAAACTGGTCTTTTGAAAGACTCAACGCAGTTGATAAGGAGATTCTGAGGCTTGCAATTTATGAAATTGAAAATGTTGTTGGTGAGGACTATGGAATAATAGTTTTTGAGGCAGTAGAACTTGCAAAAAAGTATGGCGATCTTAACTCTGGGGATTTTGTAAATGGGATACTCAGAAGTTTCCTACGATTAAGAAATGAAGAAGTTACGACTTGA
- a CDS encoding acylphosphatase, protein MKKLRLEAFIYGIVQGVGFRYFVLTNARKLGITGYVENVWDGSVHVIAEGEKENLEKLVEYLKRGPRSARVDKVTYTLSEYKGEFTDFEVY, encoded by the coding sequence ATGAAGAAGTTACGACTTGAGGCTTTTATATACGGAATAGTTCAAGGTGTCGGGTTTAGATACTTTGTTCTCACAAATGCACGCAAGCTTGGTATAACTGGATATGTTGAAAACGTTTGGGACGGTTCTGTGCACGTTATTGCAGAAGGTGAAAAAGAAAATCTGGAGAAACTCGTTGAGTATCTAAAAAGAGGCCCACGTTCTGCGCGTGTCGATAAAGTTACATATACCTTGAGCGAATATAAGGGAGAATTTACAGATTTTGAGGTGTACTGA
- a CDS encoding response regulator transcription factor, with protein MKVKKILVVEDDENIRKLVKMYFEKSEFQVVEAKDGREALAKFSEEKPQLIILDLMIPFKSGEEVAREIRKVSNIPILMLTAKADEENRVQGLEIGADDYVTKPFSPRELVLRVKNILRRTYPDEHEIKIKDLEIIPKEMRVIQNGKEIELTTKEFKVLYTLAKKSPLVLSREELMNEVYDEYDEVVYDRTIDAYIKNIRKKLNDDPKNPKYIESVYGAGYRMLK; from the coding sequence ATGAAAGTGAAAAAAATATTAGTTGTAGAAGATGATGAAAACATAAGAAAATTAGTAAAAATGTATTTTGAAAAATCAGAATTTCAAGTTGTTGAAGCAAAAGATGGAAGAGAAGCACTTGCAAAATTTTCCGAAGAAAAGCCCCAATTAATAATACTCGACCTAATGATTCCGTTTAAGAGTGGCGAAGAAGTTGCAAGAGAAATTCGAAAAGTTTCAAATATTCCAATTTTAATGTTAACGGCAAAGGCTGATGAGGAAAATAGAGTCCAGGGGCTTGAAATTGGTGCAGATGACTATGTTACAAAACCTTTTAGTCCTAGAGAATTAGTTCTAAGAGTGAAAAACATTTTAAGAAGAACTTATCCCGACGAACATGAAATTAAGATAAAAGACCTTGAAATAATACCCAAAGAAATGCGTGTGATTCAGAATGGGAAAGAGATTGAGCTCACGACAAAGGAATTTAAAGTCTTATATACACTTGCAAAAAAATCTCCGCTTGTCCTAAGCAGAGAAGAGTTAATGAATGAAGTTTACGATGAGTATGATGAAGTTGTTTATGATAGGACAATTGACGCTTACATAAAAAATATAAGAAAGAAACTCAACGATGATCCCAAAAATCCTAAGTACATTGAATCAGTTTATGGGGCAGGATATAGGATGCTCAAATGA
- a CDS encoding TlyA family RNA methyltransferase, which yields MKRRLDEEIVKRGLLESRTLAKTFILEGKVLVNARKAIKPSELVNDSDNIEIIEEKKYVSRGGFKLEFALEQFGVDVSDKVCIDIGSSTGGFTDCLLKHGAKKVYAVDVGKNLLDPTLKQNPKVVLIEEFNARFLSKEIINEPVDFITIDVSFISIIKILPNLLSILKDEGEIVSLIKPQFEGEPKYLKKGIVKEKSIHITILKELLKKVESIGFTVQNITYSPIRGGKGNIEFFFHIKKKGIFVKEEIIDKIVEEAWEKTT from the coding sequence TTGAAAAGAAGGCTTGATGAAGAAATTGTAAAAAGAGGATTACTCGAAAGTAGAACACTTGCAAAAACTTTCATTCTTGAGGGAAAAGTTCTTGTTAACGCAAGGAAAGCAATAAAACCGAGTGAATTGGTTAATGATAGCGATAATATAGAGATAATTGAAGAAAAGAAATATGTAAGTCGAGGTGGTTTTAAGTTAGAATTTGCATTGGAACAATTTGGGGTTGATGTTTCCGATAAAGTCTGTATAGATATTGGTTCTTCAACGGGGGGATTTACTGATTGCTTACTTAAACATGGTGCAAAAAAAGTTTATGCAGTTGATGTCGGAAAAAACTTGCTTGATCCGACTCTAAAGCAAAACCCAAAAGTAGTCCTAATTGAGGAATTTAATGCACGTTTCCTTTCAAAAGAAATAATAAATGAACCCGTAGATTTTATTACTATTGACGTATCATTTATATCAATCATAAAAATACTTCCAAACCTTTTATCAATATTAAAAGACGAAGGAGAAATTGTATCACTAATAAAGCCTCAGTTTGAGGGAGAACCAAAGTATCTTAAAAAGGGCATAGTTAAGGAAAAAAGTATACATATTACAATCTTAAAAGAACTTTTAAAAAAGGTTGAGAGTATAGGATTTACAGTACAAAATATTACTTACTCGCCAATAAGAGGTGGAAAAGGAAATATAGAGTTCTTTTTCCATATTAAAAAAAAAGGGATATTTGTTAAAGAAGAAATTATTGATAAAATTGTAGAGGAGGCATGGGAAAAGACAACGTGA